A single region of the Vicia villosa cultivar HV-30 ecotype Madison, WI linkage group LG4, Vvil1.0, whole genome shotgun sequence genome encodes:
- the LOC131599330 gene encoding chemocyanin-like: MIHAETFTVGDGQGWTFGVQNWPAGKTFKAGDILVFNYPPLIHNVVTVNESGFNSCVALGGSGLHISGADKITLVKGMNYFICGVPGHCGQGQKIAVNAL, encoded by the exons ACTGTCGGTGATGGCCAAGGTTGGACTTTTGGTGTTCAAAATTGGCCTGCAGGAAAAACTTTCAAGGCAGGTGACATACTTG TATTCAACTACCCTCCTTTGATACACAACGTGGTGACAGTGAATGAGTCTGGCTTTAATTCATGTGTGGCTCTTGGAGGATCTGGATTGCATATTTCTGGAGCAGATAAAATTACACTTGTTAAGGGAATGAACTATTTCATATGTGGTGTTCCTGGTCATTGTGGTCAAGGGCAGAAAATCGCAGTGAATGCTCTTTAA
- the LOC131597502 gene encoding zinc finger BED domain-containing protein DAYSLEEPER-like produces the protein MESMDMSEYAQGQDETRKETLSTLWIIFTKIGKGKDGVERAACNFCSTDFAIGKNPKSGQSYGTSHLSRHVFICKSFQMSLLSLEESSSLTPINQNTHRELLGEAIIAHDLPFSFVEYEKIRVWVKYLNPCVEMVSRNTTVSDIEKIYDKERIKLKEIMGRIPNKVCLTSDVWTASTSEGYICLTAHFVDENWKLVSCLLNFLRMKPPHTGVALEATLFDCLKQWGIDKKIFTITEI, from the exons ATGGAGTCAATGGATATGAGTGAGTATGCACAAGGTCAAGATGAAACTCGTAAGGAAACATTGTCAACACTTTGGATTATTTTCACTAAAATCGGCAAAGGAAAAGATGGAGTTGAAAGAGCTGCATGCAATTTTTGTAGTACTGATTTTGCTATTGGAAAAAACCCCAAGTCCGGTCAAAGTTATGGAACTTCACATCTAAGTCGTCATGTGTTTATTTGTAAAAGTTTTCAGATGAGCCTTCTTAGTCTAGAGGAATCGTCAAGCCTAACCCCAATCAACCAAAACACACATCGTGAATTACTTGGAGAAGCCATTATTGCACATGATCTTCCTTTTAGCTTTGTCGAGTATGAAAAAATTCGAGTTTGGGTGAAATATTTGAATCCATGTGTTGAAATGGTCTCTAGGAATACCACGGTGTCTGATATTGAAAAGATATATGATAAAGAAAGGATCAAGCTTAAGGAAATCATGGGTAGGATTCCAAATAAAGTTTGTCTAACATCGGATGTTTGGACAGCATCTACTAGTGAGGGTTATATTTGTTTGACTGCTCACTTTGTTGATGAAAATTGGAAGTTAGTTAGTTGTCTTCTTAACTTTCTTCGAATGAAGCCCCCCCACACGGGTGTCGCATTGGAAGCTACTTTATTTGATTGCTTAAAACAATGGGGAATAGATAAGAAAATATTTACTATTAC GGAAATTTGA
- the LOC131597503 gene encoding zinc finger BED domain-containing protein RICESLEEPER 2-like: protein MESMDMSEYAQGQDETRKETLSTLWIIFTKIGKGKDGVERAACNFCSTDFAIGKNPKSGQSYGTSHLSRHVFICKSFQMSLLSLEESSSLTPINQNTHRELLGEAIIAHDLPFSFVEYEKIRVWVKYLNPCVEMVSRNTTVSDIEKIYDKERIKLKEIMGRIPNKVCLTSDVWTASTSEGYICLTAHFVDENWKLVSCLLNFLRMKPPHTGIALEATLFDCLKQWGIDKKIFTITLDNASANDNMQDHLKTHLRVQGNLMCNGEFFHIRCSAHVLNLIVQEGLKIASEALHKIRESVKYIKGSDGRMLKFKDCVEDAGINVGGGLRYLKPPPTFIPASSTQSLNLSILPSDPLIYLTLSLILWRASLAIFKPSWTIKLSTWAEHRI, encoded by the coding sequence ATGGAGTCAATGGATATGAGTGAGTATGCACAAGGTCAAGATGAAACTCGTAAGGAAACATTGTCAACACTTTGGATTATTTTCACTAAAATCGGCAAAGGAAAAGATGGAGTTGAAAGAGCTGCATGCAATTTTTGTAGTACTGATTTTGCTATTGGAAAAAACCCCAAGTCCGGTCAAAGTTATGGAACTTCACATCTAAGTCGTCATGTGTTTATTTGTAAAAGTTTTCAGATGAGCCTTCTTAGTCTAGAGGAATCGTCAAGCCTAACCCCAATCAACCAAAACACACATCGTGAATTACTTGGAGAAGCCATTATTGCACATGATCTTCCTTTTAGCTTTGTCGAGTATGAAAAAATTCGAGTTTGGGTGAAATATTTGAATCCATGTGTTGAAATGGTCTCTAGGAATACCACGGTGTCTGATATTGAAAAGATATATGATAAAGAAAGGATCAAGCTTAAGGAAATCATGGGTAGGATTCCAAATAAAGTTTGTCTAACATCGGATGTTTGGACAGCATCTACTAGTGAGGGTTATATTTGTTTGACTGCTCACTTTGTTGATGAAAATTGGAAGTTAGTTAGTTGTCTTCTTAACTTTCTTCGAATGAAGCCCCCCCACACGGGTATCGCATTGGAAGCTACTTTATTTGATTGCTTAAAACAATGGGGAATAGATAAGAAAATATTTACTATTACGTTGGATAACGCCTCTGCCAATGACAACATGCAAGACCATTTGAAAACCCATCTTCGAGTGCAGGGAAATTTGATGTGTAATGGTGAATTTTTTCATATCCGGTGTTCGGCCCATGTACTCAACTTAATTGTCCAAGAGGGTTTAAAAATTGCTAGTGAAGCCCTCCATAAAATTAGAGAGAGTGTCAAGTATATTAAAGGATCTGATGGAAGGATGCTTAAGTTTAAAGATTGTGTCGAGGATGCAGGGATAAATGTTGGCGGTGGTTTAAGATATCTTAAACCACCGCCAACATTTATCCCTGCATCCTCGACACAATCTTTAAACTTAAGCATCCTTCCATCAGATCCTTTAATATACTTGACACTCTCTCTAATTTTATGGAGGGCTTCACTAGCAATTTTTAAACCCTCTTGGACAATTAAGTTGAGTACATGGGCCGAACACCGGATATGA